One stretch of Cohnella algarum DNA includes these proteins:
- the flgL gene encoding flagellar hook-associated protein FlgL yields the protein MRVTGSMKYTQLLTNLRNTQTGIYDWQNKLATGQRISKPSDDPVGISYVMRYDTELNRSDQYLTNAQTGSGILNTMDSIMQQADDILKRAHTLTLQAKNETISPDARLAIAAEIKQLREQMVLIGNSTYNGRYLFNGQKTDQAPYTSANAANDETDSGVFQLNVSPLVQVPVSISGEQVFGEAGSDSNVFKIFDDLINHLETNDTTALGDDVDKILAASDNFSVQRAEIGARTNRFTLMESRIESNMINLQTLRSNVADVDYADAITQLQLKQNVFQASLATGAQIMSVSLVDYLK from the coding sequence ATGCGAGTAACGGGATCGATGAAATATACGCAGCTGCTGACGAATTTGCGCAATACCCAGACCGGAATTTATGATTGGCAAAACAAGTTGGCGACGGGGCAGCGGATCAGCAAGCCAAGCGACGATCCGGTCGGGATCTCCTATGTGATGCGCTATGACACGGAATTAAACCGCAGCGATCAATATTTGACGAACGCGCAAACCGGCAGCGGCATTTTGAACACGATGGATTCGATCATGCAGCAAGCGGACGACATTCTGAAACGGGCTCATACGCTGACGCTGCAGGCAAAGAACGAAACGATATCGCCGGACGCCAGGCTGGCGATCGCAGCGGAAATCAAGCAGCTTCGGGAACAAATGGTGCTGATCGGAAACAGCACGTATAACGGCCGCTATCTATTCAATGGGCAAAAAACGGACCAAGCCCCCTACACTTCGGCGAATGCGGCAAACGATGAAACGGACAGCGGCGTATTTCAGCTAAATGTAAGTCCGCTGGTGCAGGTGCCGGTCAGCATTTCCGGCGAACAGGTATTTGGAGAAGCGGGCAGCGACAGCAACGTTTTTAAAATATTCGACGATTTAATTAATCATTTGGAAACGAATGATACAACCGCCCTGGGAGACGATGTCGATAAAATTTTGGCCGCATCGGACAACTTTTCGGTTCAACGGGCGGAAATCGGCGCCAGAACCAATCGGTTTACGCTAATGGAAAGCCGCATCGAATCCAATATGATAAACTTGCAAACTCTTCGCTCCAACGTCGCCGACGTAGATTATGCGGATGCGATAACCCAGCTTCAACTAAAGCAGAACGTATTCCAGGCGTCCTTGGCAACGGGTGCGCAAATTATGAGCGTATCGTTGGTGGATTACTTGAAATAA
- the flgK gene encoding flagellar hook-associated protein FlgK: MRSSFLGLETSKRALLTQSLAMQTTGHNVANASTAGYTRQRVNLSATRPQEAVGMQSSTAVGQIGTGVQADSITRIRENYLDTQYRRENQGLGYWSVRNSHLESIQAILNEPSDDGIRGVVDDFWNSWEVLNRDPTLLSARVDVIAKATNMADTFKQVDESLTSLEGDIDSSITAKVTSINTMLTNIAQLNDYIRKAESLGANANDYRDQRDLLLDQLSSIVNIEYAETPEGDFTLNVAGTAAVTNNEAVTLTTAIATGATSGELAGYVQAKADINQIRNELNALVQTMVNGEVTVTLENGYTTSQAMTANNAVTLEDGSVIPAGTIIPAGSVITSAVEFTVNGINGLHSLGYGTSDPATNGIPFFTTSDGSTTFNMSNVRLNPVIASDTSKVAASGKYETVDGTNQTIKGNSDIAYAITTLRDKSFAYSTNITNLTSGTIDDYFRAVTSQLGTTADNALRNMNNQQELVDAAGTRRSQVSGVSLDEEMTDILKFQHAYNAAARHMTTVDEMLDRVINQMGLVGR, translated from the coding sequence ATGCGATCTTCATTTCTCGGTCTTGAAACTAGCAAACGCGCTTTATTGACGCAATCGCTGGCTATGCAAACGACCGGCCACAACGTGGCCAACGCCAGTACGGCCGGTTATACGAGACAACGCGTGAACCTGTCCGCGACGCGGCCGCAAGAGGCTGTCGGCATGCAGAGCAGTACGGCCGTCGGTCAAATCGGCACGGGAGTACAGGCGGACAGCATTACCCGCATACGCGAGAACTACCTGGATACGCAGTATCGCCGGGAGAACCAGGGACTCGGTTATTGGTCGGTTCGCAACAGCCATCTCGAATCCATCCAGGCGATTCTCAACGAGCCTTCGGACGACGGCATTCGGGGCGTCGTCGACGATTTTTGGAACTCCTGGGAAGTGTTGAACCGGGATCCTACGCTGCTGAGCGCGAGGGTCGACGTCATTGCCAAAGCGACGAACATGGCGGATACGTTCAAGCAGGTGGACGAATCCTTGACCAGTCTCGAAGGGGATATCGACAGCAGCATTACGGCAAAGGTAACCTCGATTAACACAATGCTGACCAACATCGCGCAGTTGAACGATTATATTCGCAAAGCCGAAAGCCTCGGGGCCAACGCTAACGACTACCGCGACCAACGCGATTTGCTGCTTGACCAGTTGTCTTCTATTGTCAATATCGAATACGCCGAAACGCCGGAGGGCGATTTTACGCTGAACGTTGCGGGAACGGCGGCAGTGACGAACAATGAAGCGGTAACGTTAACCACCGCGATCGCGACGGGCGCAACTTCAGGCGAGCTGGCGGGTTACGTTCAGGCAAAAGCGGATATCAACCAAATTCGGAACGAGTTAAACGCCTTGGTCCAGACGATGGTCAACGGAGAAGTGACGGTCACGCTGGAAAACGGGTATACGACTTCCCAAGCAATGACGGCGAACAATGCCGTAACGCTTGAAGACGGATCGGTCATCCCGGCGGGAACGATCATCCCGGCCGGTTCGGTCATTACTTCAGCCGTTGAATTTACCGTCAATGGTATTAACGGCCTGCACAGCCTCGGATACGGGACGTCGGATCCCGCGACGAACGGCATTCCCTTTTTCACGACTTCGGACGGCAGCACGACGTTTAATATGAGCAACGTCCGATTAAACCCTGTCATCGCGAGCGACACCAGCAAAGTAGCCGCATCCGGCAAATACGAGACGGTGGATGGAACGAATCAAACGATTAAGGGCAACAGCGACATCGCATACGCCATTACGACATTGCGGGACAAGTCGTTTGCTTATTCCACCAACATCACCAATCTTACCTCCGGCACGATCGACGACTACTTCCGGGCGGTGACGAGCCAGTTGGGGACGACCGCGGACAACGCGCTTCGGAACATGAACAACCAGCAGGAGCTTGTGGATGCGGCGGGAACGCGCAGGTCGCAGGTCAGCGGCGTTTCTCTGGACGAGGAAATGACGGATATTTTGAAATTCCAGCACGCATATAACGCTGCGGCCAGGCACATGACGACAGTGGATGAAATGCTGGACCGCGTCATTAATCAAATGGGTCTCGTAGGCCGGTAA
- a CDS encoding flagellar export chaperone FlgN has translation MSLHELRESLRLNEECYRELLDLAQQKKESIVNDRLNDLTLIMTKESRLLKKIAEAEQMRTQAVLSFQQAAGLQREKPLTLTEVARISTNPEDKADIRMRIERLSELTGKLKEMNELNQSLTRQALDFVELSLDLLMGVPDEAVYRIPTQAPAPTGRKGAYDFKA, from the coding sequence GTGAGCCTGCATGAACTTCGGGAGTCTCTTCGATTGAATGAGGAATGTTATCGGGAATTGCTGGATTTGGCCCAACAGAAGAAAGAAAGCATCGTGAACGATCGGCTGAACGATCTTACGTTGATCATGACGAAGGAATCGAGACTGCTCAAGAAAATCGCCGAAGCGGAACAAATGCGGACGCAAGCCGTTCTTTCGTTTCAACAAGCCGCGGGTTTGCAACGCGAGAAGCCCCTGACTCTGACAGAGGTTGCGCGAATTTCAACGAACCCGGAGGATAAGGCGGATATCCGGATGCGCATCGAACGACTGTCGGAGCTGACCGGAAAGCTGAAGGAGATGAACGAACTCAATCAGTCGTTGACCCGACAGGCATTGGATTTCGTGGAGCTCTCGTTGGATCTGCTTATGGGCGTGCCGGATGAAGCGGTATACCGGATTCCCACGCAAGCGCCGGCCCCGACCGGACGCAAGGGAGCGTACGATTTTAAAGCGTAA
- the flgM gene encoding flagellar biosynthesis anti-sigma factor FlgM: protein MALFKNYNTTYETRARSATNGSRRDEVQISEEAKELLGAQRSGGDADRAKKIEALKNEVSSGTYFLEAGKIAEKMLPFFKGY from the coding sequence ATGGCCCTGTTTAAAAATTATAATACAACCTACGAAACCCGCGCGCGCAGCGCAACGAACGGAAGCCGTAGGGATGAAGTGCAAATTTCGGAAGAGGCGAAGGAATTGCTGGGTGCCCAAAGAAGCGGCGGAGATGCCGACCGCGCGAAGAAAATCGAGGCGTTGAAGAACGAGGTTTCCTCCGGTACTTATTTTTTGGAGGCGGGCAAAATCGCGGAAAAGATGCTCCCTTTTTTTAAGGGATACTGA
- a CDS encoding TIGR03826 family flagellar region protein — translation MDLANCPRCGKLFARNFRDICPNCMKDIEREYETCIEYLRANKGATITELSDETGVSVKQITRFIKEGRISLYNAPNMSYPCEVCGTLIREGNMCDNCRARLRKEVRNATAETGRDHADEKKTEGAYQINHWNKDKK, via the coding sequence ATGGATTTGGCGAATTGCCCCCGCTGCGGGAAGTTGTTTGCCCGCAATTTTCGAGATATATGTCCGAACTGCATGAAAGATATCGAGAGAGAATATGAAACGTGCATCGAATATTTGCGCGCCAACAAAGGCGCCACGATCACGGAGCTGTCCGACGAGACCGGGGTGTCCGTCAAGCAGATTACCCGGTTTATCAAGGAAGGGCGCATCTCGCTGTATAACGCCCCCAACATGTCCTACCCGTGCGAGGTATGCGGCACGCTCATTCGCGAAGGGAATATGTGCGACAACTGCCGGGCGCGGCTTCGCAAGGAAGTGCGGAACGCGACGGCGGAGACGGGGCGGGACCATGCGGATGAGAAAAAGACCGAGGGTGCCTATCAAATCAACCATTGGAATAAGGACAAGAAATAA
- a CDS encoding ComF family protein, with protein sequence MKIEWLERIYRLFGPDNGCCPVCERQLRNGSAALPVSIRHETPRTILSSLCGECAGRIPWIDEAACLVCGRPERCGDCLRRTNRHFRCCREAVRYDPAMRHWLAQYKYRGLERLEPVLAAMLAMPAERMIGRLAFDAVTAVPLAEERLLERGFNQAERLAARICDWYRVPYVPLLRRIRHTSKMSFIGRGGRLENMKGSFAVDVSLSGLEGREPKRVLLVDDIYTTGSTMNECAYVIRRSFPACEVYGVLLARS encoded by the coding sequence ATGAAGATTGAGTGGCTCGAACGCATTTATCGGTTGTTCGGCCCGGACAACGGCTGCTGCCCGGTGTGCGAGCGGCAGCTCCGTAACGGTTCCGCCGCCCTTCCGGTATCGATCCGCCATGAAACGCCGAGAACGATCTTGTCCTCTCTCTGCGGCGAATGCGCCGGGCGCATCCCTTGGATCGACGAGGCGGCTTGCCTCGTATGCGGACGCCCGGAGCGCTGCGGCGATTGCCTGCGCCGGACGAACCGCCATTTTCGCTGCTGCCGCGAGGCGGTACGTTACGACCCGGCAATGCGGCATTGGCTCGCCCAGTACAAGTATCGGGGACTGGAAAGGCTGGAGCCGGTCCTTGCGGCCATGCTCGCCATGCCGGCCGAGCGCATGATCGGACGGCTCGCATTCGATGCGGTGACCGCCGTGCCTCTAGCCGAGGAGCGGCTGCTCGAGCGGGGGTTCAATCAGGCGGAGCGCCTGGCCGCGCGCATTTGCGACTGGTACCGGGTTCCTTATGTTCCGCTGCTTCGCCGCATCCGCCATACGAGCAAAATGAGCTTCATAGGCCGGGGCGGCCGCCTTGAAAATATGAAGGGAAGCTTCGCCGTCGACGTTTCCCTGAGCGGGTTAGAGGGCCGGGAGCCGAAGCGGGTGCTGCTTGTCGACGATATTTATACGACCGGAAGCACCATGAACGAATGCGCCTATGTCATTCGCCGTTCGTTCCCCGCTTGCGAGGTGTACGGGGTTCTTTTGGCCCGTTCTTGA
- a CDS encoding DEAD/DEAH box helicase has product MALANDGCAYPQWTVSWEADLAFWAGHAATSATEAHKARSLVRLRLELPLSEAVIVCDSLKARLGGKIGPGDAGGLLLETAEAVRKGLSRERRNRLSGAAGMRRGASGVHSAVRRPGFSPSRSSGPGEAAGSTARDAFWGSIGGPGGSFLLETVRVADLPGLSGLPALPDLSDWTGMQESAHQAIGNRADDSLRPAVARGRGVSAGEGAAWRSAAREAGRKLAGRSLLLDEAIGLLGMEDSGTGLFLLQFAALAGEARLAAAMESGAGRRAKLRCRRCGSGEERMRRTACASCGSAACAVCEACIAMGRSRECGLLVLGLPRRAEREQPSASVSGRPLPADGRPRSLSGSTDFSVFSRPVDGERAPLFVDRWGLSPAQLRASEAAVRFLRGDGPGEPLNSLNRLLPRAFRRSNRTQSRRFLLWAVTGAGKTEMIFPLLQEVLDRGGRTLVATPRRDVVLELAPRLAKAFPDVGLAVLYGGSEDRWTNAPLTLATTHQLLRFQEAFDLVLVDELDAFPYHNDPMLHYAAEKARRADGSTVFLSATPPASMQREVKRGGLPCARVPVRFHRHPLPVPVRLNVPPIYKWIGRGQVPASLKRLADESVRRGAQLFVFVPYIRHVDPVVSLLRRHAGEWGIAPEAIGGTSSKDAERSGKVTEFRNRSFRVLVTTTILERGVTVPRSDVCILDAHHAMFDEAALVQMAGRAGRSGEDPKGRVYFCSAYATRSQHRAESQIQAMNRLARKLGYIRTAKDED; this is encoded by the coding sequence GTGGCGCTTGCGAACGACGGTTGCGCTTATCCGCAATGGACCGTTAGTTGGGAGGCGGATCTGGCGTTTTGGGCAGGCCATGCGGCGACTTCGGCGACTGAAGCGCATAAGGCGCGCAGCCTGGTTCGGCTTCGCCTGGAGCTGCCGCTGTCCGAGGCGGTTATCGTTTGCGACAGTCTGAAGGCGAGGCTTGGCGGGAAGATCGGGCCGGGCGATGCGGGCGGCCTTCTGCTGGAGACGGCGGAGGCTGTTCGCAAAGGGCTCTCACGGGAGAGGAGAAACCGCTTGTCAGGCGCTGCCGGAATGCGAAGGGGAGCGTCCGGCGTTCATTCGGCGGTCCGTCGCCCGGGCTTCTCTCCTTCCCGGTCGTCCGGACCTGGCGAAGCGGCAGGCAGTACGGCAAGGGATGCATTTTGGGGTTCGATAGGCGGTCCGGGCGGCAGCTTTTTGCTGGAAACGGTTCGGGTTGCGGATTTGCCGGGCTTGTCGGGTTTGCCGGCTTTGCCGGATTTGTCGGACTGGACGGGCATGCAGGAGTCGGCGCATCAAGCGATCGGGAACCGGGCCGACGATTCGCTTCGGCCTGCTGTTGCGCGAGGCAGAGGGGTTTCGGCGGGTGAAGGGGCTGCATGGAGGAGTGCGGCTAGAGAAGCCGGCCGCAAGCTGGCCGGGCGCTCGCTGCTGCTCGACGAGGCGATCGGCTTGCTGGGCATGGAGGACAGCGGGACGGGGCTGTTTTTGCTGCAGTTCGCCGCGTTGGCCGGCGAGGCGCGGCTTGCCGCCGCGATGGAGAGCGGCGCCGGGAGGCGAGCGAAGCTGCGCTGCCGGCGCTGCGGCAGCGGCGAAGAGCGGATGCGCCGCACGGCATGCGCTTCTTGCGGCAGCGCCGCGTGCGCCGTATGCGAGGCGTGCATTGCGATGGGGCGCAGCCGCGAGTGCGGGCTGCTCGTTCTTGGCTTGCCGAGACGAGCTGAACGTGAGCAACCTTCCGCCTCGGTATCCGGTCGTCCATTGCCTGCGGATGGAAGGCCCCGATCGCTAAGCGGGTCTACGGACTTTAGCGTATTCTCCCGGCCGGTCGATGGAGAGCGCGCCCCGTTGTTCGTCGACCGATGGGGACTCAGTCCGGCGCAGCTTCGCGCGTCCGAGGCTGCCGTGCGTTTTTTGCGCGGCGATGGTCCGGGGGAACCGCTTAACAGTTTAAATCGCCTGCTGCCGCGCGCGTTCCGTCGGTCCAATCGAACGCAAAGCCGCAGGTTTCTTCTCTGGGCCGTAACCGGGGCGGGCAAGACCGAGATGATCTTCCCGCTGCTGCAGGAAGTGCTCGACCGCGGGGGCAGGACGCTGGTGGCGACGCCGCGGCGGGACGTGGTGCTTGAGCTTGCGCCTCGGCTGGCCAAAGCTTTTCCCGACGTCGGTCTTGCCGTGCTGTACGGGGGCAGCGAAGACCGGTGGACGAACGCGCCATTGACGTTGGCCACGACGCATCAGCTGCTGCGGTTCCAGGAAGCGTTCGACCTCGTGCTGGTCGACGAGCTCGACGCGTTTCCCTACCATAACGATCCGATGCTGCATTATGCCGCGGAGAAAGCCCGCCGCGCGGACGGCTCGACGGTGTTCCTGAGCGCGACGCCTCCCGCGTCGATGCAGCGCGAAGTAAAGAGGGGCGGCTTGCCGTGCGCTCGGGTGCCCGTCCGTTTCCATCGTCATCCGCTTCCGGTGCCGGTTCGGCTGAACGTTCCGCCCATTTATAAGTGGATCGGAAGGGGACAAGTTCCCGCATCGCTCAAGAGGTTGGCTGACGAATCGGTACGGCGGGGGGCTCAATTGTTCGTTTTTGTCCCGTACATTCGGCATGTCGATCCGGTCGTTTCCTTGCTGAGGCGCCATGCCGGAGAATGGGGAATCGCCCCGGAGGCGATCGGCGGCACATCGTCCAAAGACGCGGAGCGTTCCGGCAAAGTAACGGAATTCCGCAATCGGTCGTTCCGCGTGCTCGTGACGACGACGATATTGGAGCGGGGCGTGACGGTTCCGCGCAGCGACGTTTGCATCCTCGACGCGCACCACGCGATGTTCGACGAAGCGGCGCTCGTGCAGATGGCCGGCCGGGCCGGGCGGTCGGGAGAAGATCCGAAGGGGCGCGTGTATTTCTGCTCCGCCTATGCCACTCGCTCCCAGCATCGCGCGGAATCGCAAATTCAGGCCATGAATCGGTTGGCCCGCAAGCTCGGCTATATCCGGACGGCGAAGGATGAAGATTGA
- a CDS encoding response regulator, whose amino-acid sequence MENKSQNRKIKVLLADDHQLFREGLKRILNMESDLEVIGECGDGIQVLEFCNQIKPDVVLLDINMPVENGVVATERLRDIFPDIKVIILSIHDDESYVFETLRKGASGYLLKDMEAEALVNAIRTVAVGHAYIHPKVTGKLINQLRRMTYLDEIGATSGAAASRETVTKFVPNGNNPLTRREAEVLRLMAEGKSNKSIGENLFISEKTVKNHVSSILQKMEVDDRTQAVINSIKFGWVTL is encoded by the coding sequence ATGGAGAATAAATCGCAAAATCGCAAAATCAAGGTGCTGCTTGCAGACGACCACCAGCTGTTTCGGGAAGGCCTGAAACGGATTTTAAACATGGAATCCGATCTGGAAGTGATCGGGGAGTGCGGCGACGGCATTCAGGTGCTGGAGTTCTGCAACCAGATCAAGCCGGACGTCGTGCTGCTCGACATCAACATGCCGGTCGAAAACGGCGTGGTGGCGACGGAGCGGCTGCGGGATATTTTTCCCGATATCAAGGTCATCATTCTGTCGATCCATGACGACGAGAGCTACGTCTTCGAAACGCTGCGCAAAGGCGCCTCCGGCTATCTGCTCAAGGACATGGAGGCCGAAGCGCTCGTCAACGCCATTCGCACGGTTGCGGTCGGCCACGCTTACATTCACCCGAAGGTGACGGGCAAGCTGATCAACCAGCTGCGCCGAATGACGTATCTCGACGAAATCGGCGCGACCTCGGGCGCCGCGGCCAGCCGGGAGACGGTGACGAAGTTCGTTCCGAACGGCAACAACCCGCTGACGCGCCGGGAGGCGGAAGTGCTGCGCCTGATGGCGGAGGGCAAGAGCAACAAGTCGATCGGGGAAAATTTGTTCATCAGCGAAAAAACGGTCAAAAACCACGTCAGCAGCATTCTGCAGAAGATGGAAGTGGACGACCGGACGCAAGCCGTCATCAATTCGATCAAGTTCGGCTGGGTTACGCTTTGA
- a CDS encoding sensor histidine kinase, protein MEYVDSVDQIDLVIQNAVKVMEDSKMQVFEICEAARRELESLERELERVLAETGTTIETVDRLERDYRLARIRLTEVSRDFLRYSEKDIKSAYETATNLQLDLMVYREKESYLKKRRGELQVRVRNVERSIERAEAIGSQMNVVLDYLSGDLSQVTRILESSKNRQLIGLKIILAQEEERKRIAREIHDGPAQSLANLVLRTEIAERMLGTQELEVVRGELIELKKQIRNDLGEIRKIIFNLRPMALDDLGLVPTLRKFVQDFEERTSIRTKFDVVGKEKRMSSALEAAMFRLVQEAFGNAYKHAEASLVTLEIVFLEENIRLTIRDNGVGFHVDVTEARARSHSKFGLIGMKERVELLQGKITFASGVGQGTTVTIEVPNQAELRKELGYNGE, encoded by the coding sequence ATCGAATACGTGGACAGCGTGGACCAAATCGATCTTGTCATCCAGAACGCCGTCAAGGTGATGGAAGACAGCAAGATGCAAGTGTTTGAAATATGCGAGGCGGCAAGGCGGGAGCTGGAATCGCTGGAGCGGGAGCTGGAGCGGGTGCTCGCGGAGACGGGGACGACGATCGAGACGGTCGACCGGCTGGAGCGGGATTACCGGCTCGCGCGCATCCGGCTTACGGAAGTCAGCCGCGACTTTTTGCGGTACTCCGAGAAGGACATCAAGTCCGCCTACGAGACGGCGACCAACCTGCAGCTGGATTTAATGGTGTACAGGGAGAAGGAAAGCTATTTGAAAAAGCGGCGCGGCGAGCTTCAGGTTCGCGTGCGCAACGTCGAACGTTCCATCGAGCGGGCCGAGGCCATCGGCTCGCAGATGAACGTCGTGCTGGATTATTTGTCCGGGGATTTGTCTCAGGTGACGCGCATTTTGGAATCGAGCAAAAACCGGCAGCTGATCGGGCTGAAAATCATTTTGGCCCAGGAAGAGGAACGCAAGCGGATCGCGCGGGAAATTCACGACGGCCCCGCCCAATCGCTCGCCAATTTGGTGCTGCGTACCGAAATCGCGGAAAGAATGCTCGGGACGCAGGAATTGGAGGTCGTGCGCGGCGAATTAATCGAGTTGAAGAAGCAAATCCGCAACGATTTGGGGGAAATTCGCAAAATCATTTTCAACCTCCGCCCGATGGCGCTCGACGATCTCGGTCTGGTCCCCACGCTTCGCAAATTCGTTCAGGATTTTGAGGAACGGACCTCGATTCGGACCAAGTTCGATGTCGTCGGGAAGGAAAAGCGCATGTCATCCGCGCTCGAAGCCGCGATGTTCCGGCTCGTGCAGGAAGCGTTCGGCAACGCCTACAAACATGCGGAGGCGTCGCTTGTGACGCTCGAGATCGTTTTTTTGGAGGAGAACATACGACTTACGATTCGGGACAATGGGGTCGGGTTCCATGTCGACGTTACGGAGGCGCGCGCGCGAAGCCATTCCAAATTCGGACTGATCGGGATGAAGGAACGGGTCGAGCTGCTCCAGGGGAAAATCACCTTCGCCTCCGGCGTCGGACAGGGCACTACGGTCACCATAGAAGTTCCAAACCAGGCAGAGCTGCGAAAGGAGTTGGGCTATAATGGAGAATAA